A single genomic interval of Rhododendron vialii isolate Sample 1 chromosome 3a, ASM3025357v1 harbors:
- the LOC131321117 gene encoding uncharacterized protein LOC131321117 produces the protein MHSESGSVQQPGTGYNVGQQFRGIQRQQQPHFRQTTSVQSFGGDKGASSSAPTQGSGQRGGHVQGQGTQGRVFNINSNASPSISQAPEASVEIVSPPLFVETPLGGRTPLDHICRACELVICDRRFVFDYIVLGMLGFDLILGMDWLSTFHATIDCFKRQVRICPLEGPCFEFFGERRKSLEPYLCRSREHESIYSLLASLTLDENLSTRGELPLVVCEFLDVFPEELPRLPPKREIEFAIDLLPGTAPISVPPYRFAPAELRELKTQLQELENLGFIRPST, from the exons ATGCATAGTGAGTCGGGTTCCGTGCAGCAACCGGGAACGGGGTATAATGTGGGCCAGCAGTTTAGGGGCATtcagaggcagcagcagcctcACTTTCGCCAGACTACGTCGGTTCAGAGTTTCGGGGGTGAtaagggagcgagttcttcTGCGCCTACTCAGGGTTCTGGTCAGAGGGGAGGTCATGTGCAGGGTCAGGGTACCCAGGGGCGTGTTTTCAACATCAACTCAAATGCTTCACCTTCTATTTCTCAGGCTCCAGAGGCATccgtt GAAATTGTTAGTCCTCCTTTATTCGTTGAGACACCTTTAGGGGGTAGAACGCCTCTTGATCATATATGTCGAGCTTGTGAGTTAGTCATTTGTGACCGTCGTTTCGTATTCGACTACATCGTTTTGGGAATGTTGGGGTTTGAtcttattttgggaatggattggttgtccACATTTCATGCTACCATCGATTGTTTCAAGCGTCAAGTTCGTATTTGTCCTCTTGAGGGTCCTTGTTTCGAATTCTTTGGGGAACGTCGGAAATCGTTGGAACCATATTTATGCAGGTCTCGAGAGCACGAGTCAATTTATTCCTTGTTGGCGAGTCTGACGTTAGATGAGAATTTGTCAAcacgtggggagttacccttagtAGTTTGCGAATTTCTcgatgtttttcctgaagagTTACCTCGTTTACCTCCTAAAAGAGAGATTGAATTCGCTATCGATTTACTTcccggtaccgctcctatctccGTACCTCCGTATCGTTTTGCGCCCGCCGAATTAAGAGAGTTAAAGACTCAGTTGCAGGAATTGGAGAACTTAGGATTCATTCGTCCGAGTACGTGA